In Oncorhynchus clarkii lewisi isolate Uvic-CL-2024 chromosome 2, UVic_Ocla_1.0, whole genome shotgun sequence, one DNA window encodes the following:
- the LOC139421982 gene encoding trichohyalin-like isoform X2, giving the protein MGTKRPSLTPFDTSDPSNQSASYLNPQPISQICRETSPRPGTVARTDRERERIREEEWRREREMERFKDKTRNRRKEMEPGPRERNREKDCSPISRGREEEREWRERERGGAGERRANGRPTSNLEIRNHRDREKERKKGDTFPTIVKHSKERDRRIRAFVEEDVGKEGMRQLERQKGTEMDDWERERETAAKIQRYRDAERDFQRHREREREKERIRAQEDREKNGGKPMEDKTVRRRERAREAEPDFRERRRERDSKGNDLRSKRERYMDGERERSKLWQGEREDGRREGDSQNYSDREGREGRREGNTEGQRDTRSEGDSDGEKRKERVRDDNRRELKHLHSKSEGDTEGNAAWDRVREKERQKWRGGEMYRERDGSKDAYRQRVRDGGRDIDGERDMDRYGERDMDRYRERDRRKVREVERERDGVREGGRRENGPRDRRDPEKTQPSVTGERGKRMDGERFRERERYSKGKDEERRCREKRDRETDPKREGEADGASRSPSETAPRVPPRVQSSGEWSSDIERERKWRRESHEEKESEGDVDRGQRECSERERPDRVRGREEGKEETIPKRPEQRKMWLEPQKVRYNKDSSLEDEVIERERERHTNRWRERSEEEDRSVEQRAGREKERKTEGEGQEDRSVEQRKSIDEEREAEREGGRERYLERGLNVDEDDETEAWRSYSRGEEHQTYSDGEREERWQRDSEMESENVTDNTEGDREEEGRSDRYAEWEGGRDRIPSSEDGFITVSSGGEEEFEDCKEFVEVGFTNHVTRQPVCFQGSEGEMERGGGRRHERERERTEERTEQKDDALEGEVNVGKGKKQPSYVFCVIGQTLPRSKPNQTAVLGDMESERTNQNPGYGHRDSGDITHLPHENPSRDGDQGAEDERKIVRDEIHVPKEERTDTEESSIVDVSHTTLERESGERLKVMEENPYSEIERRRNSETEKLLKEWRERHEEYTETRERDPTDRRRTEPEIGPSSHPSGEYHHHGIPVVDQATSDQNNPVVMSPEEAVAIQICIRGTWSTEEEAKRHSQASHMKWAKNVLSEILGSSEEPALGNPQPESQGGQEVSQTTRGTEKVEEELEEEKDETLEGGGASTVYATVQKRTKRGRKSVEERLAEREAEPGKVEDERDDEEVSVNWGDVDLRNVTDTIRMDRRNSKFYNSQLYQQYSETAQNREIFSQSCSDALSIYEELPVPLSPVPSSLAPSLPPARRPLPCLPPVIHPHSLSHSGSTSSGTSAKFLPIPQPPQAPSARPSSPRLSISLTQSPSLWQEIPEVRSSAAFGELTNDQRRLQEVQFEVVTSEASYCRSLDIVVDHFVKSKQLGELLTTQDRSWLFSRLADVRAISHSFLSKLEERVESDMMHFTVCDIIARHCQRFKKVYVPYLTNQSYQDATYQRLMDENQGFRRVVEKLERSSVCQRLPLRSFLILPFQRITRIKLLVQNIVKRTAQGTEEEVQAIKAMKLLERLIQESNDSITQMKSIESLVSLSARVDFECRTLPLVSQSRRLVREGPVTEMMDFSLKETERSVYLHLFNDYLLLSLHKEGGRFTVIDHAPVSELRAENCRVKLHSLEKNLFRLHLNKKALLLSTDTQGDKLRWISAVSRPHPVIDYSTAQDFTQMQCVRAFVAHQPDELSLEKAEVILVHQQSSDGWVEGTRLSDRHRGWTPESHLETIASLRVRQRNLLDALKITTATAAV; this is encoded by the exons ATGGGGACCAAACGCCCCAGTCTGACTCCCTTTGACACATCTGATCCATCCAATCAAAGCGCTTCCTACTTGAACCCTCAGCCAATCAGCCAGATCTGCCGTGAAACAAGTCCCAGACCTGGAACAGTGGcccggacagacagagagagggagaggatccgagaggaggaatggaggagagaaagagaaatggagagatttAAGGACAAGACAAGAAATAGAAGAAAAGAGATGGAACCCGGAccaagagagaggaacagagagaaggaCTGTTCCCCCATatccagagggagggaggaggaaagggaatggagagagagagaaagggggggagcgggagagagacgtGCCAATGGAAGACCTACTTCAAATCTGGAGATCAGGaaccacagagacagagaaaaggagagaaagaaaggagacaCGTTTCCTACAATTGTAAAACAtagcaaagagagagacagaagaatacGTGCATTTGTGGAGGAAGATGTGGGGAAAGAAGGAATGAGACAAttggagagacagaagggaacagaGATGGACGactgggagagagaacgagaaacagCAGCAAAGATACAGCGGTATCGAGATGCAGAGAGGGACTTCCAaaggcacagagagagggagagggagaaggagagaatcagggcacaggaggacagagagaaaaatgGAGGAAAGCCCATGGAGGATAAGACagtgagacggagggagagagcgagggaagcgGAGCCAGATttcagagagaggagaagagagagggactcAAAGGGTAATGACCTACGGAGCAAAAGAGAGAGgtatatggatggagagagagagaggtcaaaactctggcagggagaaagagaggatggaagaagagagggagattcACAGAACTATTCCGATAGAGAGggcagggaaggaaggagggaaggaaatacagagggacagagggacaccAGGAGTGAGGGAGACagtgatggagagaagaggaaagagagagtgagagatgacaACAGAAGAGAACTGAAACATCTGCACAGTAAAAGTGAGGGGGACACTGAGGGGAACGCAGCatgggatagagtgagggagaaagagagacagaaatggagagggggggagatgtacagagagagggatggaagtaaAGATGCTtatagacagagagtgagggacgGGGGCAGGGACattgatggagagagggacatggaCAGATACGGAGAGAGGGACatggacagatacagagagagggacaggagaaaagtgagggaagtggagagagagagggatggggtgaGAGAAGGGGGCAGGCGAGAGAACGGACCAAGGGATAGGAGGGATCCGGAGAAAACACAGCCCAGtgtaacaggagagagagggaagcggatggatggagagagattcagagagagggagagatattccAAGGggaaggatgaagagaggaggtgcagagagaagagggacagagagacagatccCAAAAGGGAGGGAGAAGCAGATGGAGCTAGCCGATCGCCGAGTGAGACAGCCCCAAGGGTGCCACCACGAGTCCAGAGCAGTGGGGAATGGAGCAGTGAcatagagagggaaagaaaatGGAGAAGAGAAAGTCATGAAGAGAAGGAGTCAGAGGGAGATGTggacagggggcagagagagtgtagtgaaagagagagaccagatagagtgagggggagagaagaaggaaaggaagagacgaTACCAAAGCGCCCTGAGCAGAGGAAGATGTGGTTAGAACCACAGAAGGTCAGATATAACAAAGACTCCTCTTTAGAGGATGAGGTtatagagcgagaaagagagaggcacactaacagatggagagagagaagtgaagaaGAGGACAGATCCGTGGAACAAAGGGcaggcagagaaaaagagaggaagacagagggagaaggacaagAGGATAGGTCGGTGGAACAAAGAAAGTCcatagatgaagagagagaagctgagagggagggagggagggagaggtatttGGAGAGAGGGTTAAATGTAGATGAAGACGATGAGACAGAAGCCTGGAGGAGTTatagcagaggagaggaacacCAGACTtacagtgatggagagagagaggaacgctGGCAGAGGGACAGTGAGATGGAGAGCGAGAATGTGACAGATAACACAGAGGGtgacagagaggaagaaggaagaagtgatagatatgcagagtgggaaggagggagggatagaatcccttcctctgaggacgGCTTTATCACTGTGTCCAGTGGTGGAGAAGAGGAGTTTGAGGACTGCAAGGAATTTGTGGAAGTTGGGTTCACTAATCATGTTACCAGGCAACCTGTTTGCTTtcaagggagcgagggagagatggagagaggtggagggagaagacatgaaagagagagagaaagaacagaagaGCGGACAGAGCAAAAAGATGATGCATTGGAGGGAGAGGTGAATGTTGGAAAGGGGAAGAAGCAACCCTCCTATGTATTCTGTGTGATTGGACAAACACTGCCCAGGTCAAAACCCAATCAGACAGCAGTCCTGGGTGACATGGAATCAGAGCGGACCAATCAAAATCCTGGATATGGTCATAGGGACAGTGGTGACATCACACACCTCCCTCATGAGAACCCTTCCAGAGATGGAGACCAAGGGGCAGAGGATGAGAGGAAAATAGTGAGGGATGAGATCCACGTGCCAaaggaggagagaacagacacagaAGAGAGCTCCATAGTGGACGTCAGTCACACCACCCTAGAACGAGAGAGCGGAGAACGACTGAAGGTCATGGAGGAGAACCCATACTCTGAGATAGAGCGAAGGAGGAACTCTGAGACCGAAAAACTCCTCAAAGAGTGGAGAGAAAGACATGAAGAGTACACAGAAACAAGAGAGAGGGACCcaacagacaggaggaggacagaaccAGAGATAGGTCCATCTTCACATCCCAGTGGAGAGTACCACCACCATGGGATCCCTGTAGTTGACCAAGCCACCTCTGACCAGAATAACCCTGTAGTGATGAGCCCAGAGGAAGCTGTGGCCATCCAAATCTGTATAAGGGGAACCTGGAGCACAGAAGAGGAGGCCAAGCGCCACTCCCAGGCCTCACACATGAAGTGGGCCAAGAACGTATTGAGCGAAATCCTTGGCAGCTCAGAGGAACCAGCCCTCGGCAACCCCCAGCCAGAGTCACAGGGAGGTCAAGAGGTCAGCCAGACTACAAGAGGGACCGAGAAGGTAGAAGAGGAGCTAGAGGAAGAAAAGGATGAGACGCTAGAGGGGGGAGGAGCCTCAACCGTCTACGCCACGGTTCAGAAGAGGACGAAGCGTGGGAGGAAGTCGGTAGAGGAGAGGCTGGCTGAACGGGAGGCAGAGCCAGGGAAGGTGGAGGATGAGAGAG ATGATGAGGAGGTGAGCGTCAACTGGGGAGACGTGGACCTGAG gaATGTCACGGATACCATCAGAATGGATAGGAGGAACTCCAAATTTTACA ATTCCCAGCTCTACCAGCAGTACAGTGAGACGGCTCAGAACAGGGAGATCTTCAGTCAGTCTTGCTCTGACGCCCTCTCCATCTACGAGGagctccctgtccccctgtcccccgTACCCTCCTCTCTGGCCCCCTCGCTCCCTCCGGCACGCAGGCCCTTACCCTGTCTCCCCCCAGTCATCcacccccactctctgtcccacTCTGGATCTACCTCCAGTGGCACCAGTGCCAAGTTCCTACCCATACCACAGCCGCCCCAGGCCCCCTCGGCCAGGCCTTCCTCTCCCcgcctctccatctccctcacccAGTCCCCCAGCCTGTGGCAGGAGATCCCTGAGGTCAGGAGCAGTGCTGCGTTTGGGGAGCTGACTAACGACCAGAGACGCCTGCAggag GTGCAGTTTGAGGTTGTAACTTCAGAAGCGTCATACTGTCGTAGTCTGGATATTGTGGTGGATCACTTTGTCAAGTCTAAGCAGCTCGGGGAGCTGTTGACTACTCAGGACAGGAGCTGGCTGTTCTCCAGGCTGGCTGATGTCCGAGCCATCAGCCACAG TTTTCTGTCGAAGCTGGAAGAGAGGGTAGAATCTGATATGATGCACTTCACCGTGTGTGACATCATCGCTCGCCACTGTCAACGCTTCAAGAAGGTCTACGTGCCCTACCTCACCAACCAATCATATCAGGATGCCACTTACCAGAGACTCAT GGATGAGAACCAAGGGTTCAGGCGGGTAGTGGAGAAGTTGGAACGCAGTTCAGTGTGTCAGCGTCTTCCTCTTCGCtccttcctcatcctccccttccAGAGGATCACACGAATCAAACTCCTTGTGCAG AACATTGTGAAGAGAACAGCCCAAGGCACAGAGGAGGAGGTCCAGGCCATCAAAGCTATGAAGCTACTGGAGAGG tTGATCCAGGAGAGCAATGACAGTATTACTCAGATGAAGAGCATTGAGTCGCTGGTCTCTCTCAGTGCCAGAGTAGACTTTGAATGCAGG actcTCCCCCTGGTCAGTCAGTCTCGTAGGCTGGTGAGAGAGGGACCGGTGACTGAGATGATGGATTTCTCtctgaaggagacagagaggagtgtctACCTTCACCTCTTCAATGACTATCTGCTGCTGTCGCTGCACAAAGA AGGGGGCAGGTTCACGGTGATAGACCATGCTCCAGTGTCAGAACTGAGAGCTGAGAACTGTCGGGTCAAACTGCACTCTCTAGAGAAGAACCTTTTCCGCCTCCACCTTAACAAGAAAGCCCTGCTACTTAGCACCGACACACA GGGTGATAAACTGCGTTGGATCTCAGCTGTCTCCAGGCCCCATCCTGTTATTGACTACTCTACAGCACAAG ACTTCACACAGATGCAGTGCGTCCGAGCCTTCGTTGCCCACCAACCAGATGAGCTGTCCCTGGAGAAGGCTGAGGTCATTCTCGTCCACCAGCAGAGCAGCGACG GTTGGGTGGAGGGGACCAGgctgtcagacagacacagaggatgGACTCCTGAGTCCCACTTGGAAACCATAGCCAGCCTCAGGGTCCGACAGCGCAACCTGCTGGACGCTCTAAAAATTACCACAGCCACGGCTGCAGTATGA
- the LOC139421982 gene encoding trichohyalin-like isoform X1 gives MGTKRPSLTPFDTSDPSNQSASYLNPQPISQICRETSPRPGTVARTDRERERIREEEWRREREMERFKDKTRNRRKEMEPGPRERNREKDCSPISRGREEEREWRERERGGAGERRANGRPTSNLEIRNHRDREKERKKGDTFPTIVKHSKERDRRIRAFVEEDVGKEGMRQLERQKGTEMDDWERERETAAKIQRYRDAERDFQRHREREREKERIRAQEDREKNGGKPMEDKTVRRRERAREAEPDFRERRRERDSKGNDLRSKRERYMDGERERSKLWQGEREDGRREGDSQNYSDREGREGRREGNTEGQRDTRSEGDSDGEKRKERVRDDNRRELKHLHSKSEGDTEGNAAWDRVREKERQKWRGGEMYRERDGSKDAYRQRVRDGGRDIDGERDMDRYGERDMDRYRERDRRKVREVERERDGVREGGRRENGPRDRRDPEKTQPSVTGERGKRMDGERFRERERYSKGKDEERRCREKRDRETDPKREGEADGASRSPSETAPRVPPRVQSSGEWSSDIERERKWRRESHEEKESEGDVDRGQRECSERERPDRVRGREEGKEETIPKRPEQRKMWLEPQKVRYNKDSSLEDEVIERERERHTNRWRERSEEEDRSVEQRAGREKERKTEGEGQEDRSVEQRKSIDEEREAEREGGRERYLERGLNVDEDDETEAWRSYSRGEEHQTYSDGEREERWQRDSEMESENVTDNTEGDREEEGRSDRYAEWEGGRDRIPSSEDGFITVSSGGEEEFEDCKEFVEVGFTNHVTRQPVCFQGSEGEMERGGGRRHERERERTEERTEQKDDALEGEVNVGKGKKQPSYVFCVIGQTLPRSKPNQTAVLGDMESERTNQNPGYGHRDSGDITHLPHENPSRDGDQGAEDERKIVRDEIHVPKEERTDTEESSIVDVSHTTLERESGERLKVMEENPYSEIERRRNSETEKLLKEWRERHEEYTETRERDPTDRRRTEPEIGPSSHPSGEYHHHGIPVVDQATSDQNNPVVMSPEEAVAIQICIRGTWSTEEEAKRHSQASHMKWAKNVLSEILGSSEEPALGNPQPESQGGQEVSQTTRGTEKVEEELEEEKDETLEGGGASTVYATVQKRTKRGRKSVEERLAEREAEPGKVEDERGTGEKLTDVHAEAFTAMLGDGKPIDMHAALTLHNTHGDTPTDTQGEEVEGKKVCADRQTDSHIHIQVEMVTEVEGEMEKGVEVGDEVHILDAEKEANSQKEEDLFLSVSNTLYKPTSCPSLIYNPDSEQPITTTEEKTEEEGEKERTVGDGEENSVVERKQERRIEDGTEDRGKVGEATEERKVEREEEKRVGGEEERMREGKEESKKTGGGGVKSTCSFQDLGTDVRYRRLGFHKTTERRNEEEEGRGDARDRRTRIFQVSDDEEVSVNWGDVDLRNVTDTIRMDRRNSKFYNSQLYQQYSETAQNREIFSQSCSDALSIYEELPVPLSPVPSSLAPSLPPARRPLPCLPPVIHPHSLSHSGSTSSGTSAKFLPIPQPPQAPSARPSSPRLSISLTQSPSLWQEIPEVRSSAAFGELTNDQRRLQEVQFEVVTSEASYCRSLDIVVDHFVKSKQLGELLTTQDRSWLFSRLADVRAISHSFLSKLEERVESDMMHFTVCDIIARHCQRFKKVYVPYLTNQSYQDATYQRLMDENQGFRRVVEKLERSSVCQRLPLRSFLILPFQRITRIKLLVQNIVKRTAQGTEEEVQAIKAMKLLERLIQESNDSITQMKSIESLVSLSARVDFECRTLPLVSQSRRLVREGPVTEMMDFSLKETERSVYLHLFNDYLLLSLHKEGGRFTVIDHAPVSELRAENCRVKLHSLEKNLFRLHLNKKALLLSTDTQGDKLRWISAVSRPHPVIDYSTAQDFTQMQCVRAFVAHQPDELSLEKAEVILVHQQSSDGWVEGTRLSDRHRGWTPESHLETIASLRVRQRNLLDALKITTATAAV, from the exons ATGGGGACCAAACGCCCCAGTCTGACTCCCTTTGACACATCTGATCCATCCAATCAAAGCGCTTCCTACTTGAACCCTCAGCCAATCAGCCAGATCTGCCGTGAAACAAGTCCCAGACCTGGAACAGTGGcccggacagacagagagagggagaggatccgagaggaggaatggaggagagaaagagaaatggagagatttAAGGACAAGACAAGAAATAGAAGAAAAGAGATGGAACCCGGAccaagagagaggaacagagagaaggaCTGTTCCCCCATatccagagggagggaggaggaaagggaatggagagagagagaaagggggggagcgggagagagacgtGCCAATGGAAGACCTACTTCAAATCTGGAGATCAGGaaccacagagacagagaaaaggagagaaagaaaggagacaCGTTTCCTACAATTGTAAAACAtagcaaagagagagacagaagaatacGTGCATTTGTGGAGGAAGATGTGGGGAAAGAAGGAATGAGACAAttggagagacagaagggaacagaGATGGACGactgggagagagaacgagaaacagCAGCAAAGATACAGCGGTATCGAGATGCAGAGAGGGACTTCCAaaggcacagagagagggagagggagaaggagagaatcagggcacaggaggacagagagaaaaatgGAGGAAAGCCCATGGAGGATAAGACagtgagacggagggagagagcgagggaagcgGAGCCAGATttcagagagaggagaagagagagggactcAAAGGGTAATGACCTACGGAGCAAAAGAGAGAGgtatatggatggagagagagagaggtcaaaactctggcagggagaaagagaggatggaagaagagagggagattcACAGAACTATTCCGATAGAGAGggcagggaaggaaggagggaaggaaatacagagggacagagggacaccAGGAGTGAGGGAGACagtgatggagagaagaggaaagagagagtgagagatgacaACAGAAGAGAACTGAAACATCTGCACAGTAAAAGTGAGGGGGACACTGAGGGGAACGCAGCatgggatagagtgagggagaaagagagacagaaatggagagggggggagatgtacagagagagggatggaagtaaAGATGCTtatagacagagagtgagggacgGGGGCAGGGACattgatggagagagggacatggaCAGATACGGAGAGAGGGACatggacagatacagagagagggacaggagaaaagtgagggaagtggagagagagagggatggggtgaGAGAAGGGGGCAGGCGAGAGAACGGACCAAGGGATAGGAGGGATCCGGAGAAAACACAGCCCAGtgtaacaggagagagagggaagcggatggatggagagagattcagagagagggagagatattccAAGGggaaggatgaagagaggaggtgcagagagaagagggacagagagacagatccCAAAAGGGAGGGAGAAGCAGATGGAGCTAGCCGATCGCCGAGTGAGACAGCCCCAAGGGTGCCACCACGAGTCCAGAGCAGTGGGGAATGGAGCAGTGAcatagagagggaaagaaaatGGAGAAGAGAAAGTCATGAAGAGAAGGAGTCAGAGGGAGATGTggacagggggcagagagagtgtagtgaaagagagagaccagatagagtgagggggagagaagaaggaaaggaagagacgaTACCAAAGCGCCCTGAGCAGAGGAAGATGTGGTTAGAACCACAGAAGGTCAGATATAACAAAGACTCCTCTTTAGAGGATGAGGTtatagagcgagaaagagagaggcacactaacagatggagagagagaagtgaagaaGAGGACAGATCCGTGGAACAAAGGGcaggcagagaaaaagagaggaagacagagggagaaggacaagAGGATAGGTCGGTGGAACAAAGAAAGTCcatagatgaagagagagaagctgagagggagggagggagggagaggtatttGGAGAGAGGGTTAAATGTAGATGAAGACGATGAGACAGAAGCCTGGAGGAGTTatagcagaggagaggaacacCAGACTtacagtgatggagagagagaggaacgctGGCAGAGGGACAGTGAGATGGAGAGCGAGAATGTGACAGATAACACAGAGGGtgacagagaggaagaaggaagaagtgatagatatgcagagtgggaaggagggagggatagaatcccttcctctgaggacgGCTTTATCACTGTGTCCAGTGGTGGAGAAGAGGAGTTTGAGGACTGCAAGGAATTTGTGGAAGTTGGGTTCACTAATCATGTTACCAGGCAACCTGTTTGCTTtcaagggagcgagggagagatggagagaggtggagggagaagacatgaaagagagagagaaagaacagaagaGCGGACAGAGCAAAAAGATGATGCATTGGAGGGAGAGGTGAATGTTGGAAAGGGGAAGAAGCAACCCTCCTATGTATTCTGTGTGATTGGACAAACACTGCCCAGGTCAAAACCCAATCAGACAGCAGTCCTGGGTGACATGGAATCAGAGCGGACCAATCAAAATCCTGGATATGGTCATAGGGACAGTGGTGACATCACACACCTCCCTCATGAGAACCCTTCCAGAGATGGAGACCAAGGGGCAGAGGATGAGAGGAAAATAGTGAGGGATGAGATCCACGTGCCAaaggaggagagaacagacacagaAGAGAGCTCCATAGTGGACGTCAGTCACACCACCCTAGAACGAGAGAGCGGAGAACGACTGAAGGTCATGGAGGAGAACCCATACTCTGAGATAGAGCGAAGGAGGAACTCTGAGACCGAAAAACTCCTCAAAGAGTGGAGAGAAAGACATGAAGAGTACACAGAAACAAGAGAGAGGGACCcaacagacaggaggaggacagaaccAGAGATAGGTCCATCTTCACATCCCAGTGGAGAGTACCACCACCATGGGATCCCTGTAGTTGACCAAGCCACCTCTGACCAGAATAACCCTGTAGTGATGAGCCCAGAGGAAGCTGTGGCCATCCAAATCTGTATAAGGGGAACCTGGAGCACAGAAGAGGAGGCCAAGCGCCACTCCCAGGCCTCACACATGAAGTGGGCCAAGAACGTATTGAGCGAAATCCTTGGCAGCTCAGAGGAACCAGCCCTCGGCAACCCCCAGCCAGAGTCACAGGGAGGTCAAGAGGTCAGCCAGACTACAAGAGGGACCGAGAAGGTAGAAGAGGAGCTAGAGGAAGAAAAGGATGAGACGCTAGAGGGGGGAGGAGCCTCAACCGTCTACGCCACGGTTCAGAAGAGGACGAAGCGTGGGAGGAAGTCGGTAGAGGAGAGGCTGGCTGAACGGGAGGCAGAGCCAGGGAAGGTGGAGGATGAGAGAGGTACAGGGGAGAAACTAACAGACGTGCATGCTGAGGCTTTCACAGCTATGCTTGGTGATGGTAAACCCATAGACATGCATGCTGCCCTGACCCTACACAATACTCATGGTGacacacctacagacacacagggagaggaggtggagggtaaGAAAGTGTGTgcggacagacaaacagacagtcaTATACATATCCAGGTAGAGATGGTGACAGAGgttgagggtgagatggagaaaggggTCGAAGTTGGGGACGAGGTTCATATACTGGATGCAGAGAAAGAAGCGAATTCCCAGAAAGAGGAagatctgtttctctctgtgagcAACACCCTATACAAACCAACCAGCTGCCCCAGCCTTATATACAACCCTGATTCAGAACAACCTATCACCACCACAGAGGAAAAGACggaggaagaaggggagaaagagaggactgtAGGAGATGGGGAAGAGAATAGTGTGGTAGAGAGGAAGCAGGAAAGGAGGATAGAGGATGGGACCGAGGACAGAGGGAAAGTGGGAGAGGCGACTGAGGAAAGGAAAgtggaaagggaggaggagaagagggtaggaggggaagaggagaggatgagggagggcaAGGAAGAGAGTAAAAAaacaggaggagggggggtgaagaGCACTTGTAGCTTCCAAGATTTGGGCACCGATGTTCGATATAGGAGGCTGGGGTTCCACAAGACAACAGAAAGAAGAAAcgaggaagaagaaggaagaggagatgCAAGGGATCGCAGAACAAGAATATTCCAGGTGtcag ATGATGAGGAGGTGAGCGTCAACTGGGGAGACGTGGACCTGAG gaATGTCACGGATACCATCAGAATGGATAGGAGGAACTCCAAATTTTACA ATTCCCAGCTCTACCAGCAGTACAGTGAGACGGCTCAGAACAGGGAGATCTTCAGTCAGTCTTGCTCTGACGCCCTCTCCATCTACGAGGagctccctgtccccctgtcccccgTACCCTCCTCTCTGGCCCCCTCGCTCCCTCCGGCACGCAGGCCCTTACCCTGTCTCCCCCCAGTCATCcacccccactctctgtcccacTCTGGATCTACCTCCAGTGGCACCAGTGCCAAGTTCCTACCCATACCACAGCCGCCCCAGGCCCCCTCGGCCAGGCCTTCCTCTCCCcgcctctccatctccctcacccAGTCCCCCAGCCTGTGGCAGGAGATCCCTGAGGTCAGGAGCAGTGCTGCGTTTGGGGAGCTGACTAACGACCAGAGACGCCTGCAggag GTGCAGTTTGAGGTTGTAACTTCAGAAGCGTCATACTGTCGTAGTCTGGATATTGTGGTGGATCACTTTGTCAAGTCTAAGCAGCTCGGGGAGCTGTTGACTACTCAGGACAGGAGCTGGCTGTTCTCCAGGCTGGCTGATGTCCGAGCCATCAGCCACAG TTTTCTGTCGAAGCTGGAAGAGAGGGTAGAATCTGATATGATGCACTTCACCGTGTGTGACATCATCGCTCGCCACTGTCAACGCTTCAAGAAGGTCTACGTGCCCTACCTCACCAACCAATCATATCAGGATGCCACTTACCAGAGACTCAT GGATGAGAACCAAGGGTTCAGGCGGGTAGTGGAGAAGTTGGAACGCAGTTCAGTGTGTCAGCGTCTTCCTCTTCGCtccttcctcatcctccccttccAGAGGATCACACGAATCAAACTCCTTGTGCAG AACATTGTGAAGAGAACAGCCCAAGGCACAGAGGAGGAGGTCCAGGCCATCAAAGCTATGAAGCTACTGGAGAGG tTGATCCAGGAGAGCAATGACAGTATTACTCAGATGAAGAGCATTGAGTCGCTGGTCTCTCTCAGTGCCAGAGTAGACTTTGAATGCAGG actcTCCCCCTGGTCAGTCAGTCTCGTAGGCTGGTGAGAGAGGGACCGGTGACTGAGATGATGGATTTCTCtctgaaggagacagagaggagtgtctACCTTCACCTCTTCAATGACTATCTGCTGCTGTCGCTGCACAAAGA AGGGGGCAGGTTCACGGTGATAGACCATGCTCCAGTGTCAGAACTGAGAGCTGAGAACTGTCGGGTCAAACTGCACTCTCTAGAGAAGAACCTTTTCCGCCTCCACCTTAACAAGAAAGCCCTGCTACTTAGCACCGACACACA GGGTGATAAACTGCGTTGGATCTCAGCTGTCTCCAGGCCCCATCCTGTTATTGACTACTCTACAGCACAAG ACTTCACACAGATGCAGTGCGTCCGAGCCTTCGTTGCCCACCAACCAGATGAGCTGTCCCTGGAGAAGGCTGAGGTCATTCTCGTCCACCAGCAGAGCAGCGACG GTTGGGTGGAGGGGACCAGgctgtcagacagacacagaggatgGACTCCTGAGTCCCACTTGGAAACCATAGCCAGCCTCAGGGTCCGACAGCGCAACCTGCTGGACGCTCTAAAAATTACCACAGCCACGGCTGCAGTATGA